CAACACATCGATCGATAGCACCGCAGACTGCAACTGTTGTACAATGAGTCTGGAAGTATTTGACGGGAGGAGGTTTCCATGAAAGTATTCCTGACTGGTGCCACAGGTTTTGTTGGACGGGGTATACTCGAGCGCTTGCCGGCAGAAGGATATGAGACGGTTTGCCTCACCAGAGCTGGTTCAACAGGTAAGCTTCCCTACAACGAAACCGCCAATGCGCATATAACGGAAGCAACTGGCGATCTATTTGATAAAGAATCATTGATGAGAGCGATGCAAAGCTGCGATGCTGTCATCCACCTCGTTGGAATTATTCGCGAACAACCGGGGAAAGGCATTAGCTTTTCTCGTATCCATGTAGAGGGGACAAAAAATGTACTGGAGGCTGCCAAGCGAGCGGGAATCAAGCGCTTTGTCCATATGAGTGCTCTTGGTGCACGCGAAAACGCCACGAGCGCCTACCATCGTACCAAATACGAAGCGGAGCAGCTTGTACAAGCAAGCGGTATTCCGTACGTCATTTTCCGTCCATCTGTTATTTTTGGTCCTGGGGATGAATTCGTGAACATGCTCGCCGATCTAGTCCGGTTACCTGTCACACCGGTCATTGGCGATGGTTCCTACCCTTTGCAGCCAGTCGCTCGCAAGACGGTGGCGGATGTATTCGTCCAAGCCTTGAGCAGACCCGAATCAACCAACCAAACCTACGAAACAGGTGGACCCGAACGGCTTTCCTACGGACAAATTCTCGATACGATTGGCGAGGCCATTGGAAAGCGAAAGGTCAATAAAATCCACATCCCTCTCGCTCTCATGAAGCCTGTGGTAAATATGTTGGAAAGATTTCCATTTTTCCCGATTACCAACACGCAGCTCACTATGCTGCTAGAAGGAAACGCATGTAAGGATGGAAAGCTTCTCTACGAGACTTTTCATACGGAGAAAATCGACTTTCTTCCGGGAATCACCTCTTACCTGCGTACCAAATAAGTGAAAGCCCCCTGTTTGATCCCAGGGGGCTTTTGCCTATTCGTGCAGTGTTTTTTCTACAGCACTTGTCTCTTTATTAACATGGCGAGCTACAACGAACAGAAAATCGGACAGTCGGTTGAGGTATTTGACCACGGACGGGTTTACCTGCTCCTGCTGTGCCACATGAACAGCTTTGCGCTCTGCACGTCGGACGACCGTACGGGAAACATGGAAAGCAGCCGCAGCTGGATGTCCGCCAGGCAAAATAAAATTGGTGAGCGGCGGCAACTTAGCATCTAGCATGTCAATTTGCTCTTCCAGAAAAGTAACGTCCTCTTCTGCAATCGGCCAACCGACCTTCTTGCCTTCTGGTGTCGCCAGCTCAGCTCCTACATGGAACAGCTTTGTCTGAATGACATGGAAGACATCCTGCAATTCCTTCCATTCTTCTGACGCAGGCAACATGGCCAGTGCCAATCCAATCTGCGAGTTGGCTTCATCGCACGTGCCGTATGCCTCTACACGGTCCGCAAACTTAGGCACGCGAACACCTGCGACCAGTGACGTCTCACCTTTATCCCCTGACTTTGTATAAATCTTCATTCCCTATCCCCTCCACAGGTTCCGTTTACAAGGCTTCTGCGACCAGAATCAATTCTGAGCTATTTGCATCAAAAGGTGTCTTTGCAAAAGAGCCGTATCGTTGTGTGACCTTCAAGCCGTTTAAACGAAGCAGGTGATGGAGTTCCGCAGGGAAAATGTAGCGGAGAGTAAATCGGCCTTTTACCCGTTCCGTCACAACTCCCTGTGCATCCGTACGCTCGTAAATACGTGTCACTTCGGACAGTTGCTGAAAATGGTCATAACGTGTGTAATCCCACATCGCAACCTCTTCCCCCGACGGAAGTGGATAGGTGCCACGCAAGGACATCTTTTCATTTTCCTCGTAAAAATGATGAATCTTGGGCACAAACACGTTCATGATGAACTTCCCACCTGGAGCCAGATGCTTGCGAATGCAGGTCAATGCCTTCATTTGCTCTTGAACATGCAACAGGTGCAAAAACGACCGAAACGGAATCATAATCAGCGAAAATGACTCCTGCAGATCAAAAGCACGCATATCCCCTTGCGATAGCTTCAA
The window above is part of the Brevibacillus antibioticus genome. Proteins encoded here:
- a CDS encoding class I SAM-dependent methyltransferase; amino-acid sequence: MSNMYQWADYYDLTQRGVAGDVEFYLEQAKLAGGKVLDLACGTGRISIPMAQAGIDVTGIDLSQDMLARAQVKAEEQGVTSGLKLSQGDMRAFDLQESFSLIMIPFRSFLHLLHVQEQMKALTCIRKHLAPGGKFIMNVFVPKIHHFYEENEKMSLRGTYPLPSGEEVAMWDYTRYDHFQQLSEVTRIYERTDAQGVVTERVKGRFTLRYIFPAELHHLLRLNGLKVTQRYGSFAKTPFDANSSELILVAEAL
- a CDS encoding cob(I)yrinic acid a,c-diamide adenosyltransferase → MKIYTKSGDKGETSLVAGVRVPKFADRVEAYGTCDEANSQIGLALAMLPASEEWKELQDVFHVIQTKLFHVGAELATPEGKKVGWPIAEEDVTFLEEQIDMLDAKLPPLTNFILPGGHPAAAAFHVSRTVVRRAERKAVHVAQQEQVNPSVVKYLNRLSDFLFVVARHVNKETSAVEKTLHE
- a CDS encoding complex I NDUFA9 subunit family protein gives rise to the protein MKVFLTGATGFVGRGILERLPAEGYETVCLTRAGSTGKLPYNETANAHITEATGDLFDKESLMRAMQSCDAVIHLVGIIREQPGKGISFSRIHVEGTKNVLEAAKRAGIKRFVHMSALGARENATSAYHRTKYEAEQLVQASGIPYVIFRPSVIFGPGDEFVNMLADLVRLPVTPVIGDGSYPLQPVARKTVADVFVQALSRPESTNQTYETGGPERLSYGQILDTIGEAIGKRKVNKIHIPLALMKPVVNMLERFPFFPITNTQLTMLLEGNACKDGKLLYETFHTEKIDFLPGITSYLRTK